A single region of the Plasmodium malariae genome assembly, chromosome: 7 genome encodes:
- the FH gene encoding fumarate hydratase, putative, which produces MLNAKKIAVLLRHRIYKNNHLYVHANVNANVKFNNICNWNKVNKTYINTLKNFLDVLEFEEGGENETEYKRIDELSKYIEVVKINNQPINKSKYYGLDFENEGNFFNEKGDIKLCPEQVRQNGNEKKKKSFIKEYIHVPPFVLTKLCEYAFKEILFFLNKKHLKQLQNILNDNKSSKNDKYVAITLIKNAVISSEQYLPGCQDTGTAIILAKKDEEIVTTYEHKYLTLGVYNAYKNNHFRYSQLSPVDMFNEVNTKNNLPCQIEIYSNVREESKDKQQDKQHDEQQDKQHDEQREGQHNEMGEIKKPLKGKAQSGGPKFELIFIAKGGGSANKTFLFQQTKSILHEEKLYDFLLDKIKEIGTSACPPYHLAIVIGGLSAEMNLKVVKLATCRYLDNLKKEGGVYGKGFRDIKSEKIILDKAQGLGIGAQFGGKYFVHDVRVIRLPRHSASCPIGIGVSCSADRQIKCIINKNGVFMEALEHEPIKFLPEITFKDLNKNEGIKIDLNQNMNEILYTISKYPVSTLLLLTGKLVVARDTVHKLIVDRFLNENIPIPDYFKNYPIYYAGPAKTPDSYASGSFGPTTAGRMDAYAEVLMKNKASLISLAKGNRSAVVRNACKKYNGFYLGSIGGPGAIIAKNNIKKVEIIDFPHLGMEAVHLIDVVDFPAFIVIDNKGNDFYNKWLPS; this is translated from the coding sequence ATGCTAAATGCTAAAAAAATCGCAGTTCTGCTCCGCCACagaatatacaaaaataatcaCCTGTACGTTCATGCAAATGTAAATGCTAATGTTAAATTTAACAATATTTGCAATTGGAATAAAGTAAACAAGACATATATTAACACGTTGAAGAATTTCTTGGATGTACTAGAATTTGAGGAGGGGGGAGAAAATGAAACTGAATATAAACGCATTGATGAATTAAGCAAATATATAGAGgttgttaaaattaataatcaGCCAATTAATAAGAGCAAATATTATGGCTTGGATTTCGAAAATGAAGGtaacttttttaatgaaaaaggagATATAAAATTGTGTCCTGAACAAGTCAGGCAAAAtggtaatgaaaaaaaaaaaaaaagttttattaaGGAATACATTCATGTACCTCCTTttgtattaacaaaattatgtgaatatgcatttaaagaaatattattttttttaaataagaaacATTTAAAGCAGttgcaaaatatattaaatgataacaaatcaagtaaaaatgataaatatgtaGCGATAAcgttaattaaaaatgctGTCATAAGTTCTGAGCAATATCTACCAGGATGTCAAGACACAGGTACAGCAATTATTTTGGcaaaaaaagatgaagaaATAGTGACAACATATGAACATAAATATCTCACATTAGGGGTCTACAATGCCTATAAAAATAACCACTTTCGGTATAGTCAGCTTTCCCCTGTGGACATGTTCAACGAGGTCAATACGAAGAACAATCTGCCCTGTCAAATAGAAATATACAGTAATGTGAGGGAGGAAAGCAAAGATAAGCAGCAAGATAAGCAGCACGATGAGCAGCAAGATAAGCAGCATGATGAGCAGCGAGAGGGACAGCACAACGAGATGGGCGAAATTAAAAAGCCGCTCAAGGGTAAGGCCCAGAGCGGTGGACCAAAatttgaattaatttttattgcGAAAGGAGGGGGAAGCGCAAACAAAACTTTCCTTTTTCAACAGACAAAAAGTATATTGCATGAAGAAAAACTGTACGATTTTTTGTTAGATAAGATAAAAGAAATAGGTACATCGGCTTGTCCTCCATATCATTTAGCAATAGTTATTGGTGGTTTGTCAGCAGAAATGAATTTAAAAGTAGTCAAGTTAGCAACGTGTCGTTATTTagataatttgaaaaaagaaggaGGTGTATATGGGAAAGGATTTAGAGATATAAAAAGTGAAAAGATTATTTTAGATAAGGCTCAAGGTTTAGGTATAGGGGCTCAGTTTGGTGGTAAGTATTTTGTACATGATGTCAGAGTAATTAGACTACCTAGGCATTCTGCTTCATGTCCTATAGGTATTGGTGTTTCATGCTCAGCAGATAGacaaattaaatgtattataaataaaaatggagtATTTATGGAAGCATTAGAACATGAacctataaaatttttaccgGAAATAACTTTCAaagatttaaataaaaatgaaggaataaaaatagattTAAATCAAAACatgaatgaaatattatataccaTTTCTAAGTATCCTGTGTCAACCTTATTATTGTTAACAGGTAAATTAGTAGTAGCAAGAGATACAGTTCACAAACTAATAGTAGATAGATTtcttaatgaaaatataccCATACCAGAttactttaaaaattatcCTATTTATTATGCTGGTCCTGCCAAAACACCTGACAGTTATGCTAGTGGTTCATTTGGACCAACAACAGCAGGTCGGATGGATGCTTATGCTGAAGttcttatgaaaaataaagcatCTCTAATATCATTGGCAAAAGGTAATAGATCTGCTGTAGTTAGAAATgcatgtaaaaaatataatggaTTTTATTTAGGTAGTATTGGAGGTCCAGGTGCAATAATagctaaaaataatattaaaaaagtagaGATCATAGATTTTCCACATCTTGGTATGGAGGCAGTGCACTTAATAGATGTCGTTGATTTCCCTGCATTTATTGTTATAGACAACAAGGGAAACGACTTTTATAATAAGTGGCTACCTTCATAG
- the PmUG01_07038900 gene encoding conserved Plasmodium protein, unknown function, with the protein MDELYEHLKIIDYSLICFLNKYRIIHKYIKYILDIFVNVIDEYNRLIHKIICVYKQNIYNSVHNNFTEFKNNEEKQREQDKNISEIKENLKRATKLTKTNLKFKGEKDEQRDIFEIDPNLKIHLPYNALALYRLRHYRNLFFKKHSTISKNDNYLNANEQRKKFLEKLKASAKVNNDKAKERNDIFKDDYKNMLRIVNDNYFFKESQTLKEILIINKYLIKARNIVNNVPQFLCTIIEDFELTESTFQDNMYLFILLALNKWLKKIIHESERFISYGKGKVYKKKVDSGEEEIYKKHSEYLNDILQRGAEQTNVFNDEKCFYVYPDNMKFNINTSFLTYYFLYINKNLFDFLDTFYTNSIKRRDGKENIHQKEKIKLIIFNDKKEESIYMKSDIYNYNLHNEYTQVDYLNNLSFYVDGQNIYPNVFLICNYLLQEETKNIMSSIHKIQRNSFRFMLYQDISIIIQMVLRLLDNLKIMFKQDVIGDKDTGDRGNRYEENWGDKNRVEKSVVEENYDDKKGGDENKASVNRFIVDRTDEDSPKGFLPNDSEEWEQHSDKYEYMRKYISRNELSFHNSTTCDKFLVPLRLMLLNILKFVHTTTQSYDRRTICIFWQKLSENENKSTHMSYKTNRNLNSTREENISTGEKDTYMYFDKNQSDYSQNLSIPLRSQCNEDNCYHFNSKNKKNIQLHLSDDKENINKILQQRILYYDFYKIVSEHVKKVKLQLENTNNRDLYTGILLKKINKYKIDSEKKTMNYSTTKKNYTHKKNSIIQNSEGKRNKLPQQKKSITRNMSITIPYSPKLENKNNVIKKRNENKNMPNVIAKNIISRDISKIKDDANSYTHDEKRNSKKGHSATIDLEEKKKKNLKKISQKLRTNK; encoded by the exons ATGGATGAACTTTATGagcatttaaaaataatcgATTATAGCTTAATATGctttttaaacaaatacagaattatacataagtatataaaatacatattagaCATATTTGTAAATGTAATAGATGAATACAATAggttaatacataaaattatatgtgtctacaaacaaaatatttacaactccgttcataataattttaccgagtttaaaaataatgaagagaAACAAAGAGAGCAG gataaaaatatatcagagataaaggaaaatttaaaaagagcCACAAAACTCACAAAAACGAACCTAAAATTTAAAGGGGAGAAGGATGAACAACGG GACATCTTTGAAATTGACCCGAACTTGAAAATTCACTTACCCTACAATGCGTTAGCCTTATATAGGCTCAGGCACTACCGAAATCTGTTCTTTAAAAAGCATTCCACCATATCTAAAAACGATAACTACCTA AATGCAAAcgaacaaagaaaaaaatttcttgaaaaattgaaagcATCAGCCAAAGTTAATAATGACAAAGCAAAAGAAAGAAACGATATATTCAAAGatgattataaaaatatgttaagaatagtaaatgataattattttttcaaggAATCTCAAACGttgaaagaaatattaattataaataagtatTTAATTAAAGCGAGAAATATAGTAAATAACGTGCCtcaatttttatgtacaatTATTGAAGATTTTGAATTAACTGAGTCAACTTTTCAGGACAACATGTACTTGTTCATACTTCTAGCTCTGAATAAGTGGCTGAAAAAG ATAATACACGAGTCGGAACGCTTCATCTCATATGGAAAGGGAAAAGTATACAAAAAGAAAGTAGACTCAGGAGAAGaagaaatatacaaaaagcATAGTGAATACCTAAATGACATCTTACAAAGAGGAGCAGAGCAAACGAATGTATTTAATGATGAAAAATGTTTCTATGTTTATCCTGATAATATGAAATTTAACATTAATACGTCATTCCTTACATACTATTtcttgtatataaataaaaacttgTTTGACTTTCTAGATACATTTTACACAAATTctataaaaagaagagatggaaaggaaaatattcatcaaaaagaaaaaataaaattgattatatttaatgataaaaaagaggaaagtatatacatgaaaagtgatatatataattataatctaCATAATGAATATACCCAAGTGGACTACCTAAATAATTTGAGTTTTTATGTAGATGGTCAGAATATCTATCCTAACGTTTTTctaatatgtaattatttattacaagaagaaacaaaaaatataatgagcTCAATACATAAAATACAGAGGAACAGTTTTCGCTTTATGCTCTACCAAGACATTTCTATAATCATTCAAATGGTTTTGCGTCTTTTGgacaatttaaaaattatgttcaaGCAGGATGTGATAGGGGATAAGGACACAGGAGATAGAGGGAACAGGTATGAAGAGAACTGGGGTGATAAGAATAGGGTTGAAAAGAGTGTAGTTGAAGAGAATTATGATGATAAAAAGGGGGGTGATGAGAACAAGGCTAGTGTGAATAGATTCATTGTAGATAGGACTGATGAGGACTCACCTAAAGGATTCCTTCCAAATGACAGTGAAGAATGGGAACAACACAGtgataaatatgaatatatgagAAAGTATATTTCTAGAAACGAATTATCATTCCATAACTCAACTACCTGTGATAAATTTTTGGTTCCCCTACGCTTGATgctattaaatatattgaagTTTGTCCATACAACAACCCAAAGTTATGATAGAAGAACTATATGCATCTTCTGGCAAAAATTAagtgaaaatgaaaacaaatcAACACATATGagttataaaacaaatagaaATTTGAATAGTACaagagaagaaaatatatctacTGGGGAGAAggacacatatatgtatttcgATAAGAATCAGAGTGATTACTCACAGAACTTATCCATTCCACTGAGAAGTCAGTGCAATGAAGACAATTGTTATCATTTCAATtcaaagaacaaaaaaaatatccagCTTCATTTGAGCGatgataaagaaaatataaacaaaattttacaGCAAAGAATATTGTATTAtgatttttacaaaattgttAGTGAACATgttaaaaaggtaaaattgCAATTAGAAAATACTAACAATAGAGATCTATATACTGGAAtcctattaaaaaaaataaataaatataaaatagacAGTGAAAAGAAAACAATGAATTATAGCaccacaaaaaaaaattatactcacaaaaaaaatagcataaTTCAAAACTcagaaggaaaaagaaataaactacctcaacaaaaaaaaagtatcaCTAGAAATATGTCCATAACTATTCCTTATTCTCCTAAAttagaaaacaaaaataatgtaataaaaaaaagaaatgaaaacaaaaacatGCCCAACGTCATTgcaaaaaacattataagtCGGGATATTTCCAAAATAAAAGACGATGCAAATAGTTATACACATGATGAAAAGAGAAACTCCAAAAAAGGACATTCTGCAACGATTGATTTGgaggagaagaaaaaaaaaaatctcaAAAAAATTAGTCAAAAATTGCGCACGAACAAATGA
- the PmUG01_07039000 gene encoding dynein light chain, putative, giving the protein MNDTDKFQEEFDVELMEEIGKQTISQFLEKIYYKEEKTNFWVSQILDTTLKELSKLNKPFKYVATCILMEKNGSPLTTSNVCLWDENSDGLCSVQMGNETLDCILCIYAIKT; this is encoded by the exons ATGAACGATACAGACAAGTTTCAG GAGGAGTTTGATGTTGAGCTGATGGAAGAAATAGGAAAACAA acgATTTCGCAGTTTCTCGAAAAAATTTACTacaaagaagaaaaaacaaatttctGGGTGTCCCAAATTTTGGACACAACCTTGAAGGAGTTGTCTAAATTAAACAAGCCATTTAAATATGTTG CTACCTGCATATTAATGGAGAAAAACGGATCCCCTCTAACAACATCGAATGTTTGCTTATGGGACGAAAATTCAGACG GCCTCTGTAGTGTTCAGATGGGCAATGAAACATTGGACTGTATtctttgtatatatgcaataaaaacatga
- the PmUG01_07038700 gene encoding zinc finger protein, putative, translated as MLYKTQLCSFYAKGICARGNKCSWAHGELDVRPMPKFYKTRMCYTFLSGSYCEASKCTFAHTEEELRGSGKALRLCTKYFLDGFCSKADKCPMAHSINQLDPSVKFSSSELMNRVYDREENMPYKNKMDITNDENGNNNSASNSNHSGNNCGSNMYTVTNGVENDEEDKKENYYIMLNHRNDNEKEMKISKKSTCNFYKNNEKKSYKEYVPEYEGENDYLEELKQDTGDCLYHDEHLINRECMINNGVKTNSRMNNELIKINDNLPSQGHNYNEDDILGEDREDSTCNIYRYNNIDNNNMDMFKNYEGVHNFNITNKTRLINEYYENNITPYETNIQNVNNNVDKETALRKIEKINLPKMSQISQIPQIPQIPQIQQIPQIQQIQQIPQIQQIPQIQQIPQIQQIQQIPQIQQIQQIPQISSNMNLNVNFNLLNKMEKNDVDLQEGKYFFNKINRKDIADNSLFDSNTTTYEHSKNNSNYYNDNIINLNRTKENLDLYDDVGMCFSYKSGISAEKSVNDMNGEGNMKDAGHMDYAGNMNCSGNMNEMNNGYNLENLIYNMNNLSLVNSDENEMEMKNKMMMYSMMKARGKGKILEDGKGNVKNVENMENLGNATDEDMRRDEEKNSNTKETYLEYTSGGDCEYNKMFFSNKFLLSNSNEHNEYYEPSNGQYNKINGHYNEQINGQYNEQINDQYNEQINGQLNGQYNDQLNGQYNDQLNDRFNEPFEMVKNANKIMNINVISNYFTNSHSSLGSNTMPSNMPSNMYNSVHSNMHSNMHSNMYSSTSSVSNMSNMIDSTRTSNINGLKTTLNNCTNSKGSINNGINDNIHNVNKVSSSTSSNGNKLNIESSNNEMNTFKSVERNGSNNNESTNNGSVSNGNASSGSASCGINNSITSDCVTSQNYRVRETASIKGKNNQKENDQEENANSNCILKNLSNNTNRNIIINNKISKMGKMNSINKSAANDCENSLTNEKDGEDDLLLDIKAQCSSINSGSASVVVNSNNNGVMNSSVNSPNDIINNIDNIGNGSISYKKKVYMLNPSNAQFLNNSDINRRNDNVKSRINSVNEDGKNIDDINQILVGNNHNSVGNYKLDALILNNKNEERMNSQVEYNSGSINHLTHLNRSIVHHNSNNYKDNRTLIDMCTMGCNNSNMNNTPMETGMEIKNNVMSTNVVNNCITNRPFSSDYVNKHKSSIVKSSNANVPLSSNTSSNASGNSSNSVSSEEKNCILNDYRKVDLTQLTKSGYSNNFCDIKNNSSTAKNNIDLYELPYNSDEGFSNYMCNDGNDSSNSTRNQNGSNNSSNNSSNKNSSNNSSNSSNNSSNNSSNNSSNSSNNNGKDEIPCKRNSSSNMNVEDGATCFSNQNGKKNFKNYNPLTYSFSGLCECLGKNEDVKNDE; from the exons at GCTATACAAAACGCAGCTTTGCTCTTTTTACGCTAAAGGAATATGTGCTAGAGGAAACAAATGTAGTTGGGCTCATGGTGAACTAGATGTTAGACCTATGCCAAAATTTTACAAA ACGAGAATGTGCTATACATTTTTGTCCGGTAGTTACTGTGAGGCTTCTAAGTGCACATTTGCTCATACAGAAGAAGAATTGAGGGGGTCAGGAAAAGCGTTAAGATTATGTACCAAGTATTTCTTAGATG gGTTTTGTAGTAAAGCAGACAAATGTCCTATGGCTCACAGCATAAATCAACTTGATCCCTCAGTGAAATTTTCGTCAAGTGAACTTATGAATAGGGTATATGACAGGGAAGAGAACATGCcttataagaataaaatggatataaccaatgatgaaaatggaaataataaCAGTGCTAGTAACAGCAATCACAGTGGAAATAATTGCGGCAGTAACATGTATACTGTTACGAACGGAGTGGAAAACGATGAAGAAGACaagaaagaaaattattatatcatgTTGAACCATCGTAATGATAacgaaaaagaaatgaaaatctCAAAGAAAAGCacttgtaatttttataaaaataatgaaaagaagtCATATAAGGAATACGTACCAGAGTATGAAGGGGAAAACGATTATCTTGAAGAGCTTAAACAAGATACCg GAGACTGCTTGTACCACGATGAGCACCTAATAAATAGGGAGTGCATGATAAACAACGGTGTAAAAACCAATAGTCGTATGAACAACGAAttgattaaaataaatgataatttacCATCACAAGGACATAATTATAACGAAGATGATATATTAGGTGAAGATAGGGAAGACTCTACTTGTAATATATAcagatataataatatagacAACAATAATATGGAcatgtttaaaaattatgaaggtgtacataattttaatattacgaATAAAACACGATTaattaatgaatattatgaaaataatattactcCGTATGAAACAAATATACAGAATGTCAACAACAATGTCGATAAGGAAACAGCCTTAagaaaaatagagaaaattAATTTGCCTAAAATGTCTCAGATATCGCAAATACCGCAAATACCGCAAATACCGCAAATACAGCAAATACCGCAAATACAGCAAATACAGCAAATACCGCAAATACAGCAAATACCGCAAATACAACAAATACCGCAAATACAGCAAATACAGCAAATACCACAAATACAGCAAATACAGCAAATACCACAAATATCATCCAATATGAACTTAAACGTAAATTTCAatttattaaacaaaatggaaaaaaacgATGTGGACTTGCAAGAGggcaaatatttttttaacaaaataaacagaAAAGACATTGCTGATAATTCCCTTTTTGATTCCAACACAACCACATATGAACATTCGAAAAATAACTcgaattattataatgacaatattattaatttaaatagaaCCAAGGAGAATTTAGATCTTTACGATGATGTGGGTATGTGTTTCAGCTACAAAAGTGGAATCTCCGCCGAGAAAAGTGTTAACGATATGAACGGGGAAGGAAATATGAAAGATGCAGGACATATGGACTATGCTGGAAATATGAACTGTTCAGGAAATATGAACGAGATGAACAACGGGTACAACTTGGAAAACCTCATATACAACATGAACAACTTGAGTTTGGTAAACTCAGACGAGAACGAAATGGagatgaaaaacaaaatgatgaTGTACTCAATGATGAAAGCACGTGGTAAAGGGAAAATACTAGAAGACGGGAAAGGGAATGTGAAAAATGTggaaaatatggaaaatttGGGGAATGCGACTGATGAAGACATGAGACGAgacgaagaaaaaaattctaaCACTAAAGAAACCTATTTAGAGTATACCAGTGGAGGAGATtgtgaatataataaaatgttttttagtAATAAGTTTTTATTAAGTAATTCGAATGAGCACAATGAATATTATGAGCCTTCTAATGGCCAGTATAACAAGATTAATGGCCATTATAACGAACAGATTAATGGCCAGTATAACGAACAGATTAATGACCAGTATAACGAACAGATTAATGGCCAGCTTAATGGCCAGTATAATGACCAGCTTAATGGCCAGTATAATGACCAGCTTAATGATCGATTTAATGAACCATTCGAAATGGTAAAAAACGCAAATAAGATTATGAACATCAATGTAATAAGCAATTATTTTACCAATAGTCATTCTTCTTTGGGGTCTAACACGATGCCCAGCAACATGCCCAGTAATATGTACAATAGCGTGCACAGTAATATGCACAGTAATATGCACAGTAACATGTACAGCAGTACAAGCAGCGTGAGCAATATGAGCAACATGATTGACTCTACCAGAACATCTAACATTAATGGTTTGAAAACGACTTTAAATAACTGTACGAACAGTAAAGGAAGCATTAACAATGGCATAAATGATAACATTCACAACGTTAATAAGGTTAGTAGCAGTACAAGCAGCAATGGAAACAAACTAAATATAGAAAGTAGTAACAACGAAATGAACACGTTTAAAAGTGTAGAGAGAAATGGTAGTAACAACAATGAAAGTACTAACAATGGAAGTGTTAGCAATGGTAACGCTAGCAGTGGAAGTGCTAGCTGTGgaattaataatagtattacCTCTGATTGTGTAACTAGCCAAAATTACAGGGTAAGAGAAACTGCATCCATAAAAGGAAAGAACAATCAGAAGGAAAACGATCAAGAAGAAAATGCGAATAGTAACTGTATTTTGAAAAACTTAAGCAATAACACTAATaggaatataattataaataacaaaataagcaaaatgggaaaaatgaACAGTATCAACAAAAGTGCAGCTAATGACTGTGAAAATAGTCTAACGAACGAAAAAGACGGTGAAGATGatttattattagatataaaGGCGCAGTGCAGCAGCATTAACAGTGGAAGTGCTAGTGTAGTAGTAAATAGTAACAACAACGGTGTTATGAACAGTAGCGTGAACAGTCCGAAcgatataattaataatattgataACATTGGTAATGGCAGCATATCATATAAGAAAAAGGTGTACATGTTAAACCCCAGTAACGCGCAATTTTTGAATAACAGTGATATAAATAGAAGAAATGACAATGTAAAAAGTAGAATAAATAGTGTTAATGAAGATGGTAAAAACATTGACGATATAAACCAAATTTTAGTAGGTAATAATCATAACAGTGTTggtaattataaattagaTGCCCTTAttctaaataataaaaatgaagagagAATGAATAGTCAGGTAGAATACAATTCAGGGAGCATCAACCATTTGACACACTTAAATAGAAGTATTGTTCATCATAACTCTAATAATTATAAGGACAATAGAACTTTAATAGACATGTGCACAATGGGgtgtaataatagtaacatgAATAATACTCCTATGGAAACTGGTAtggaaataaagaataacGTTATGAGCACCAATGTCGTAAACAACTGTATCACTAATAGACCCTTTAGCAGTGATTACGTTAATAAACACAAGTCGAGCATTGTTAAGAGTAGTAATGCCAATGTGCCTTTGAGCAGTAATACTAGCAGTAATGCTAGCGGTAATAGCAGTAACAGCGTCAGTAGTGAAGAGAAAAATTGCATCCTCAACGATTATAGGAAAGTTGATTTGACTCAATTAACGAAAAGCGGctattcaaataatttctGTGATATAAAGAACAATAGTTCCACTGCAAAGAACAACATAGATTTATACGAATTGCCTTACAACAGCGATGAAGGCTTTTCCAACTATATGTGCAACGATGGTAATGATAGCAGTAACAGCACCAGGAACCAGAACGGTAGTAACaacagtagtaataatagcagtaacaagaacagtagtaataatagtagtaatagcagtaataatagtagtaataatagtagtaataatagtagtaatagcagtaataataatggtaaAGATGAGATTCCCTGCAAGAGAAATAGTTCGTCCAACATGAACGTTGAAGATGGAGCAACCTGTTTTAGCAATcagaatggaaaaaagaattttaaaaattacaaccCCCTAACTTACAGCTTCAGTGGCCTATGTGAATGTTTGGGGAAGAACGAGGATGTAAAAAACGACGAATAA